GCTCCCCGGCGACCGAAAGGCCGCCCGGGAGGGCCGAATCGGGTCGCCCCGGCGACCCTCGGTCCGGACCGGCTTTCTTGACTCTAGTCGTTATCACAATTACACTTGGAGCGAGACAGCCGGCCCTCTCGACGCCTCGGGAGACCCCTCCCGCGGCAGGCTGAGACCTTCTCACAGGGGACTCGTCGTGACCAAGAAAGAGATTGTGAAAACCATCTCCGAGGAGATTGGTCTCACGCAACTCAAGACGAAGGAGATCGTCCAAAAGACGTTCGACGCCATCGTCGAGACGCTGGTCGAAGACAAGCGGATCGAACTGCGAAACTTCGGCGTTTTCGAGGTCAAGCGGCGAGCCGCACGCAAGGCCCGCAACCCGCGGACCGGTGAGAAAGTCTTTGTGCCAGAGAAGTTTGTGGTGACGTTCAAGCCGGGCAAGGAGATGGAGGAGCGGGTCCGCGAACTTGAGCGCCAAGCCAACGAGGCCGCTCGCTTGCGGGCTTTGGAGGAGGAGGCGGCCCAACGGGCCGCAGCCGTCAACCACGCGCCGTCGCCGGCCGGGGGGCATTCAACCCTTGGCTCGGCAACAAGTTACGAACAACAACCCGGCGCCTCCGGATAGTGCTTCAGTCATCGCTCCTGCAGCGATTGCCGAAGGCGCCAGCATGGTTGTCGCAAAGCCCCTCGGGCCCTTGACGCCCTAGTCGACCTCGACCTAAGTCGTTGCTCACGTTACGCTTCGCCCGCTTTTCGCCGTGCCGCAAGGATGCGACGCACCGCCGCTCTCAAAACGCCGCCAGCGCCCTTTTGCCGCCGTACCCCGGCGGACGCCACGCAGCCACGCAACATCAAGCCATTCACGACGTTACGCCCCCGGGCCGGACGTCGAGTCGCAGCTCAAGGAGGAGCAATGCAAACCCAAAAATGGCTCTTGTCGGCAATAGCCGCCTGTATGATCGCCAGCAGCACGGGATGCTTTTTGCCGATCTACTCGGGTGATCCTACGCGGCGCGGGCAGCAACTCTTCTACCAGTCGGAGAACCTGCGGTTGCTCCTCGACGAATGGGAGCGGATCTGGTTCCTCGACATGCCGTCGCACCTGACGCCGCATAGCACCCACGGCGGCATCATCTAACCGCCGTCTGTCGAATCGCAGCCCTCGGGCGCAGGCCCGGGGGCTTTGTCGCTGGCCGACCATGGCGCTTACGCGCCCCGGAATTGCCGGCCGGCGCGGCGCCGACCTGCGGCGCCTCATTGCGGCCCCCGGCGGTCGCGCGCTACATTGGTGCTTTGACACAGGCTCGATTGCGGGTTGGCGACGACGCAACCTGTTGACCGAAAGCGGCGTTGCGTCGTCGCCAACCCGCAATGTCCGCTCTGACAAAGCACTCGCCGCTCGCCGACCTCGCGCGTCTTCCTCGCATGTTCGCCCGCCGCACGTGACCGTTCCCGCCCCGCCCGCCGTCGATCTTGCGGTCCGACTCGGTCGCTTGCAACTTCCCAATCCGATCCTCGTCGCATCGGGGACGTTCGGTTACGCCCGCGAGATGGCGCCGTTCGTCGACCTCGCCCGGCTCGGCGGGATCGTCCCCAAGACGGTCACGCGCCAGCCGCGCCCCGGTAACTCTCCCTGGCGTACGATCGAGACCCCCGCGGGGATGCTCAACAGCATCGGGCTCGACAACGACGGGGTGGACGCTTTCGCGGCAAACCACTTGCCGTACCTCGCCACGGTCGGGGCGCCGATCATCGTCAGCATCGCCGGCAAGAACGAATCCGAGTTCGTCGAAATGGCCGCGATGCTCGGCGAGCAGCCGGGAGTCGCCGCGATCGAGTTGAACATCAGTTGCCCCAACGTCTCGGGCGGGATCGATTTTGGCACGAATCCTGCGATGTGCGAGGAAGTCGTGAAGGCGTGCCGAGCGGCGACGTCCTCTCCGATCATCGCCAAGCTGACCCCGAACGTCACGAGCGTGGCCGAGATGGCCCGCGCCGCCGAAGCAGGCGGCGCCGACGCGATCGCGCTGATCAACACCGTGCAGGGGATGGCCGTCGATTGGCGCCGGCGCAAGCCGCTGCTCGGGAACGTCGTCGGCGGGCTCTCGGGACCGGCGATCAAACCGATCGCCTTGCGGTGCGTCTTTCAGGCGGCCCAGGCCGTGCGGACCCCGCTGGTGGGGATCGGCGGCATCGCCGCGATCGACGACGTGATGGAGTTCCTCGTCGCCGGGGCCTCAGCGGTTCAACTGGGGACGGTGAACTTCTACAATCCCACGGCGGCCGGCGACGTGCTCGACGCGCTGCCAGGCGCGCTGGCTGAAGCGGGGGTCGGCAGCGTTGGCGAGCTTGTCGGCGTCTTGCAGCTTTCCGCGGGACGCTGAAGCGTCCGTACCGGCCTTGGCGTCCGACTCCTGACCCTCTCCCCTCTCCCCTCTGGCCTCTCACGCATGCGCGTCCTTTCCGGCATTCAACCGACCGGCCCGTTTCATTGGGGCAATTACTTCGGCGCCATCCGGCAGTACATCGAGCTGCAGGATCTTGCCGACGAATCGTATTACTTCATTGCGAACCTGCACGCGCTCACCACGGTGCGCGACGCCAAGTTGCTGCAACAGTACACGCTCGACGGGGCGCTCGACCTGTTGGCCCTGGGGCTGAACCCGGACAAGGCGGTGCTGTTCGTCCAGTCCGACGTCCCCGAGGCGAGCGAGCTTTGCTGGCTGCTGATGACAGGCACGCCGATGGGGCTCTTGGAGCGGTGCGTCAGCTACAAGGACAAGCTTGCCAAGGGGCACAAGGCTGATGCGGGGCTGTTCACCTACCCGGTTCTGCAGGCGGCCGACATCCTGGCGTATGACGCGACCATCGTCCCCGTGGGCGAGGATCAGTTGCAGCATATCGAAGTTTGCCGCGATATCGCCGGCAGTTTTAACCACCACTTCGGCGAGACCTTCACGATGCCTAAGGGGAAGGTGCTCGATCACTCGGCCAAGGTCCCCGGGATCGACGGCGAGAAGATGTCCAAGAGCTACGGCAACACGCTCGCCGTGTTCGACGACGAGAAGAAACAGCGCAAAGCGATCATGCGGATCGTCACTGACAGCCGGCCGTTGGAGGACCCCAAGGACCCGGCGGGGGACGTGCTGTTCGATCTGTACAAGCTCGTCGCATCCGAAGCGGAACTAACCGACATGGCCGCGCTGTACGCCCGCGGCGGATTCGGTTACGGCGAGGTGAAGAAGGCGCTGGCCGACGCGGCGGAGCGATACTGGGCCCCGGCGCGGGCGCGGCGGGCCGAGCTGGCCGCGCATCCCGACGACGTTCGCGACATCCTTGCCGACGGCGCCAAGCGCGCCCGGGCCCAGGCGTCCCGAGTGCTGGCCCGCGCCCAGGCGGCGTGCGGGGTGAAAGGCTTCTGACCCGAGGCGACTGCTTTTTTTAGCCTGGCGAAGCGAGAGGAGGCCCGGCGTTCGGGCCGGGCGCTAACACCCGTCGGCTTTCCAGCCAATCCACTATTGCGTCAGGCTGAAAAGCCTGCACCCCGGAAGCGAAGCATGTCCGCACGCATTCTCGGCATCGGCACGGACATTATTGAGTGCTTGCGGATCGCGCAGATGATCGAGCGGCACGGCGATCTGTTCTTGCGCCGCGTGTTCACCGACGCCGAGGTCGAATACTGCTCGGCGAAGAAGGCGTCCACCCAACACTACGCCGGCCGCTGGGCCGCGAAGGAAGCGGTGCTCAAGGCCCTCGGGACCGGTTGGATCCGCGGGATCGGCTGGCGGGACGTCGAGGTGAGCCACCGCCCCGGAGGCGCACCGCAGGCCGAACTCCATGCCGGCGCTCGCGAAGTCGCCGAACGCCGCGGAATCGAGCAGGTCCACCTCAGCATCTCGCACTGCCGCAGTCATGCCGTGGCGTACGCGATCGCCGAAGGGAAAGACGACGAATGACGCGCCTCGCGGTCCATTTTCTCCCCCCCGAGAAATGGACGTCGTGCAGTCGTCACGTCGACTTCTTGGCCGCTGATTTTTTGGCAGTCGCTTTCTTGGCGGCCGCCTTTTTTGGCGTCGCCTTCTTCGCGGCCGCTTTTTTCTTCGGAGCGGCCTTTTTCTTACCGCCTCCTTGGGCCGCTTTTTCGGCAAGCATCGCAACTGCTTCGTCGAACGTCATCTCCTCGACGCTCATCCCCTTGCGCAGCGACGCGTTCGTTTCGCCGTCGGTGACGTAGGGGCCGTAGCGACCGTCGAGGATCTGGATCGGCTTCTCCGTGGCCGGCGAAGGTTTGTCGAACGTCCGCAACGGTTCCTTCTTCGCCGCGCCGCGCCCGCGCGTCTTCGGCTGGGCCAAGAGGTGCAGCGCCTGCTCCAGCGTCACCTCCAGCGGCGACACGTCCGCCGGCAGAGAGCGGGTTTCCTCTCCGCTTTTCACATACGGACCGAATCGTCCGTTGAACGCTTGGACCGGTTTGCCCGTCTCCGGATGATCTCCCAGCGTACGCGGCAGGGTGAGGAGCTTGAGCGCCGTCTCGAAATCGACGCTCTCGGGGGTCATCCCCTTGAGCAACGACGCGTTTTGCGGCTTCTCCTCGTCTTCCATTGTGCCCCGTTGCACATAGGGGCCGAAGCGACCGACCTTCAGGTACACCGGCTTGTGCGTCTCGGGGCAGATCCCTAGCGGCTCCTCGGCGACCTGGGCCTGATCCAATAGCCGTAGCGCCGCCTCCAGCGTCACCTCGTCGGGGGGGAGATCCTCGGGGAGACTTGCGGTGCGGTCCCCTTGTTCGACGAACGGCGAATACCGCCCCACGCGGACGAACACCTCGGGCCCGTCGGCCGGCTTGCCGATCGAGATCCGCCCGATGCGGGCCGGGTCGATCTCGTCGATCTTGTTCTCAAGCTGCTTCTTCAGCCCCGGCGCGCCGTTGCCGAAGTAGAACTGCTCGAGATACTTCACGCTCTCCTGCTCGCCGCGGCTGATCGCGTCGAGATCGTCTTCCATCTTGGCGGTGAATTGGTAGTCGACCAGCCGCGCCAAGTGCTCCTCCATCAACTGCACGACCGAGAACGCAACCCACGTGGGGACCAGCGCATTGGCCTTTTTGAACACGTAATTGCGGGCTTGAATCGTGTCGATGATCGACGCGTACGTGCTCGGCCGGCCGATGCCGCGCTCCTCGAGCGCCTTGGTCAGGGCCGCTTCGCTGAACCGGCTCGGCGACTGGGTTTGGTGATCTTTGGCGTCGAGCTGCAGACACTGGAGCGTCTCTCCCACGGCGACGCCCGGGAGAATTCGCTCCTGGTCGGCCAACTCCGCGTCCGGGTCGTCGGAGCCCTCAACGTAAGCCCGCAGGTATCCTGGAAAGTCGATCGTCTTGCCGCTCACCTGAAACGTGCAGCCCTCGCCCTCGATCGTGATCGAGATCCGCCGACCGCGGGCGTCGGACATCTGGCTGGCGATCGTGCGCTTCCAGATCATATCGAACAGCTTGAATTCGTCGGCCCCCAGCTCGCCCCGCATCACGTCGGGCTTCTCGAACGGGTGCCCTGCGGGGCGGATCGCCTCGTGGGCTTCCTGGGCGTTCTTCACCTTCGACTTGTAGAGTCGCGGCTCGGCGGGGAGATACTCCTTGCCGTAACTGTGTTCCACAAGCCCGCGGGCGTCGTCGATCGCCACCGACGCCAGATTCGTGCTGTCGGTGCGCATGTAGGTGATGTGGCCGTTTTCGTACAATGCCTGAGCCACCTGCATCGTCCGCCGGGCCGTGAATCCGAGCTTGCGGTTCGCCTCCTGCTGCAGCGTGCTGGTGGTGAACGGCGGGTACGGCTTGCTGGCGTACGGCTTCTCCTCGACCGCAGCTACGCGGAAGGCGCCGGTGCGGATCTTCGCAGCGAGGGCCTCGGCCGCGGGGCCGTCGAGCAGGGCCAGCCCTTCGTTGGCGAGCCTGCCCGTGGCGGGATTGAAATCTTTGCCCGTGGGAATCTTCTTGCCGTCCACGGTGACGAGCGTCGCTTCGAGCCGCTGGGCGTCGCTCTTGGCGAACGTCCCCGTCAAGTCCCACCACGCCGCCGATACGAATGCCATCCGCTCGCGCTCGCGCTCGACGATCAGGCGGATCGCAACGCTTTGCACCCGGCCCGCGGACAGTTTGGGACGCACCTTGCGCCACAGCAGCGGGGAGACCTCGTACCCGTACAGCCGATCGACGATGCGGCGGGTTTCCTGGGCGCGGACCAGCCCCTCGTCGATGTCGCGCGGACCCGCCAGGGCTTGTTGGATCGCGTCTTTGGTGATTTCGTGGAACACGAGCCGGTGGACCGGCACCTTCGGCTTGAGCAGCTCGAGCAGGTGCCAACTGATCGCTTCCCCTTCGCGGTCTTCGTCGGTCGCCAGATACAAGCGGTCGCTCTTGGCGAGCTCGTCTTTCAGCAGCTTGATCTGCTTCGTTTTGCCGGGCGAAACGACGTAGATCGGCTCGAACCCCTCGTTGACGTTGACGCCAAGGTTGGCCCAAGGCTCCCCTTTGTATTTGGCGGGGACCTCCTTGGCGCCGTGGGGAAGATCGCGGACATGGCCGATGCTCGCCTCGACGCGGTACCCCGACCCCAGGTACTTGCCGATCGTGCGGGCCTTGGCCGGAGATTCGACGATCACCAGCGCCTGACCTGTGCCGGAGGAGGTAGCCTTCTTCTTGCCCATCGAATCACGCCCGTGTGCCGGGTTCGCCTTGCCGCGCGGCACGACGACCTGAATAGTTGAAGAAATGCGTGCGACGTCCGGGGCCGCGTCGGCGCCCGTTGTCGCTGTCTCTATATCCTGCCGGGAATGCTTGCGCCCTGAGCGAAGCTTTGCCAGTCGGCCTCACCGGAGCAAACCGCGCCAGCGACGCACGCTGTTCGGCGCCGATCGCAGCGGATGTTCCCCGGAGAGCGGTTTTTCGGGCCGCTGACCTCAGCCTCCCGCCCCGCCTGGCGGGGTTGTCGCCATTTTCGCCCAGCAGCGCGACACTTCTCCATCGACTGCCTTGGCGGCGTTCGGTTCGCGATCCTGCTCGGCGGCGCCGACAGGGCCCCGGCGCACCGCACGACTCGACGATACTCCCGTTTGGGATTGCATTTACGTCAATCCCCCCTAGAATCACGGTCCTAATTTCCGGGCCCTCGCAGCCCCGGCGGCGCGCGTGGGCGGCCTCTCGGCCGCGGCGCTCGGAGGTCATCATTACTGCCCGCGCAGGTCTACTGTCAAGTAGCCGCATTCGCGGGTCGGCATGCTCTCAGGTCGATTCGATGTCCAGTCCGTTCGGTTATTTCCGCAAGCGTCAGAAGGCGTTTCTGGCGGTGGCGACCGTCTTTATCGTGTTTGTGTTCGTGGTCGGCAGCGCGCTGGACCCTGGTTCCGGCCGCCCGGACGATCGCGGCGACCAGAACGTCGCGACCTGGAACGGCGGCTCGCTGTCGGCCGAGAAGCTGGCGACATTGGTCCGCAATCGGCGTCTGACCAGCCAGTTCGTTCGCACCGTCGTCGGCGAGGGGATTCGCTCGGGGGGGAAAGTCGAGAACCTGGGGCTGCCGGGGCCGTTGGTCGACGCGCTGGCGGTCGATCCGCAAGCGACGACCGAGCAACTCGAATCGCTGGTCTTGTCGACCGAGATCATCGCCGGTTTGGCGGAGGGGGCGGGGATGTCCGTTTCCGACGGGGTCGTCAATCGCGTCCTCAGCGAGTTGGGGTCGCGACGCGTCCGATCGACCGACGTCGGCGCGATTATGCAGGGGCTGTTCGGCAACAACGCTCAGGCGGCCGAGGGGGTCGTCTTCAGCACGATCAAACGCGTGCTGCTGACCTACTTTTACCAGCAATCGTTCGGCGACGCGGCCGCGACGATCACCCCCGCTCAGCGGTGGGAACAGTGGTTGCGGACCAACGAGCGGATTTCGCTGCAGGCGGCCGTGCTGCCGGTCGACAGTTTTGCCTCCGAGGTCCCCGACCCGAACGACGCTCAACTGGCGGCGTTCTATGAGGAATTCAAGGAGCGCGACCCCGCGGAGCAGGTTTCCGTGGGGGGCGTCGCGATGCCCTCGCCGAGCCCTGGTTTCGCCAAGCCGCGGCGGGTCAAGCTCCACTTTCTCCGCGGCTCGGTGAGCGATCGAGCCGAGACGTTGCTCGACACGGTCACAGACCAGGAAATCGCCGACTACTACGAAGCGAACAAGCGGTACGAGTTCATTAAGTCGAGCCTCCCAGGCGCCGACGCCGAAGAGGACGAGCAAGACGAGGACGAAGAGGCTGCCGCGGACGAGTCGGAGGACTCGATGGACTCCGCCGACGAGTCCGAGTCGACCGAGGAGGAGCGGGTCGAAGTCGAGGACGACGAGGAAGACTCGCCCCCGGCCGGCCCCGAGGCTGCTGCCGCGACGGAGGAAGCGACGCCGGCGGACGGAGAGGGCGCCGCCGTGCGACGCACCAGCCCGTTCCGGCTGGCGGCGTTCCAGACCGAGGGCGCCGAGGAAGCCGACGTCGAGGATTCCGCCGTAGCCGCCGACGATAGCGCTGCTCCGGACAATAACGCCGACGCAGACGAAGTGGCTGCCACGGGCGATCCTGGCGCCGAAGAGGAGGGCGAGGAAGAAGAGCCGGAGTACGAACCGCTCGAGGCGGTCAAGGAAGACATTCGCCGCGAGATCGCCCGTCGCAAGGCGATCGACGCCGTGCAAAGCGACATGCGCAGCGCGTACGAACTGCTCCGCAATCGCTACGGCGCCTACCGCCGAGCGGTCGCCGCCGCCGAAAAGGAGAAGCAGGATCTGCCCGAGTTGCCTGACGACCTGACCGACCTCGCGTCCTTGGCCGAGAAGTACGGATTTGCGTTCGAGAAGACGGCCTCGCTGACTCAGCGACAGTTGTACAACGACACCCAGATCGGCCGAGCGATCGAGCCCGATCGGCAGGAGGAGGTCGTCGCCGAGGCCGCGTTCGGCCGGCAGCAGTCGGGCGAACCGTACTTCGCCCGCGAGCCGCTGGGGGATTGCTACGTAGCGGTCAAGGTGGAGGACGAGCCCCGCATGGTGCCGGCGTTGGCCGACATTCGCGATCGGGTCGAAGCGGCCTGGAGGCGGGTCGAAGCGGCGAAGCTCGCCGAGAAGAAGGCCCAAGAACTGGCCGCCGCCGCCAAGGCTGCGGATCGTTCCTTCGTTGAGTTCCTGGGGGACAAGGGGTACCAGATCATCGACCCCACCGAGATGTTCTCGTGGCAGAGCTTCGGGCTCGTCGCCGCGGATCAGATCGCGCCGCGGATCAGCACGGTGCCGGGGCTTGAGAACGTCGGCAACGATTTTATGAAGGCGGCGTTCGAACTGCAGGGCGAAGACGTCGGCTCGGCGATGAATGTCGACCGTTCGGCCGCCTACGTGTTTCGCGTCGCCACGCGCGAGCGGACGCTTGAGCAGCTCAAGCAAGACTTCCTCAAAGTGGGATGGAACACGCGCGACCAGCGGATCGGCGTCCCGTTGGGCCTCATGCAGCGAGCGGGGACGCTCTCGGCCCAGCGCGGACTCGACGAGCGCGTCGGGCTGGAGGTCAACCCCGAGTGGCAGCGCGAGCGGATGGAGCAGCTCGAGGGTCGCGAGTAGTCGGGACGCAGATCGCGCTCGAAATCGGAAATGCAACCCCATCGCAGACTCCGAAACGCGGCAGGCGCCCCTGCCGCGTTTCGGATTTTTGCATTCACGAGTAAGAGTTTGTTTCGATCTTCGGGCTTCCGATCCCTGGCCCGGTCCGCATCTCGTCCTAACCCCGCTGCGGCTTGAGCACCACGACCGACAGCGGCGGCAAGGTCATTTCGACCGAGTACGGCCGGCCGTGGCTCTCGCGGCGTTCGGCCATAATGCCGGGGAAGTTCCCGACGTTGCTGCCGCCGTAGTAGCTTGAGTCCGTGTTGAGGATCTCGCGGTACCAACCCCCCCCTGGCATTCCCAGCCGATAGTTCGCCCGCGGCACCGGGGTGAAGTTGCAGACCACGACGAGGAAATCCTCGGGATCGACCCCTCTGCGAACGTAAGCCAGGATGCTGTCGGCGTAGTTGTGGCAGTCGATCCATTCGAAGCCCGTGTACTCGAAGTCGACCTGGTACAACGCGGGCTCGGTGCGATAGACCCGATTCAGGTCCGCGACCAGCTTCTTCACGCCCTGGTGGGTCTCCCACTGCAGCAGGTCCCACTGCAGTTCGCTCTCGCAGTCCCACTCATGCCACTGGGCGATGTCCCCTCCCATGAACAGCAGCTTCTTGCCGGGGTGGGTCCACATATACCCGTACAGCATCCGCAGGTTCGCGAATTTCTGCCACAGGTCGCCCGGCATTTGGTCCAGCAGCGACCCTTTGCCGTGGACAACCTCGTCGTGCGAGAACGGCAGCGCGAAGTTCTCGGTAAAGGCGTAGATCAGCGAGAACGTCAGCTCGTCGTGGTGATACTGCCGGTGGATCGGTTCGTGCCGCATGTAGCGCAGCGTGTCGTTCATCCACCCCATGTTCCACTTGAGCGTAAAGCCCAGCCCGCCGAGGTAGGTCGGCCGAGAGACCCCTCCCCAGGCGGTCGACTCCTCGGCGATCGTCAGCACGCCAGGATAGCTCTGGTGGACCTGCTCGTTGAACTCCTTGAGGAGACTGATCGCCTCGAGATTCTCGCGGCCGCCGTATTGGTTGGGAATCCACTCCCCTTCGTTGCGGCTGTAGTCGAGGTACAGCATCGAGGCGACCGCGTCGACCCGCAGACCGTCGATGTGATACTTGTCGAGCCAAAACAGTGCGTTCGAGGTGAGGAAATTGCGGACCTCGTTCCGGCCGTAGTTGAACACCTTGGTCCCCCAGTCGGGGTGCTCGCCCTGGCGGGGATCGGCGTGTTCGTACAAAGCCGTGCCGTCGAAATGTGCCAGCCCGTGGCCGTCTTTCGGAAAGTGGGCCGGCACCCAGTCGATGATCACCCCCAGCCCGTGCTGGTGGCAGTGGTCGACGAAGTACATGAAATCTTCCGGCGTCCCGTAGCGACTGGTCACGGCGTAGTAGCCGACCGTCTGGTAGCCCCAACTGGGGGTGAACGGGTGCTCGCTCACCGGCAGAAGTTCCAAGTGGGTGTAACCCATCTCCAGGCAGTAGTCGACGAGCTTATGGGCGAGCTCGCGGTAGTTAAGCCAGTGATTCGGCCCCTGCGGTCCGCGCCGCCAACTGCCGAGATGCACTTCGTAAATCGACATCGGGGCGTCGAGCCCTTGGCGTTCCTGCCGCGAGGCCATCCACTGGTCGTCGTTCCACCGGTAGCCGTCGAGGTTGGCGACCAGATTGGCCGTCTTGGGGGGCACTTCGGCGGCGAAACCGTAGGGATCGCACTTCTCCTCGCAGTGCCCGCCGCGGAACTTCACCGAATACTTGTAAAGCAGTCCGGCCGACGCCTCGGGGATGAACAGCTCCCACACCCCGCTGGGGATGTGCTTGCGCATCGTATGCCGCCGACGGTCCCAGCCGTTGAAGTCGCCGACCACGCTGACGCTCTCGGCGTTGGGCGCCCAGACCGCGAAATTCACGCCGGTCACGCCGGCTGCCGTGCGCAGGTGGGCGCCAAGCTTGTCGTAACTCCTCCAATGCCGACCCTCGCCCAGAAGATGCAGGTCGTATTCGCTCAGCATGGGAGAGAAGGCGTACGGGTCGTGCATCGTCGTTTGCTCGCCGTTGGGCGCTTGGGCGCGAAGCTGGTAGGTCCGTTCGGACTCGGGATTATGGATGTCGCTCGGGCAGATCGCCTCGTAAAGGCCGGCCGGGTGGATCCGCCGCATCGGCTGCGCCACCCCGTGGGACGGGTCGACGACCCACGCCCGTTGCGTGTCGGGCAGGTAAGCCCGCACCGACAAAGCTCGCCGACCTGCGTCCTCGACGGGATGAGGCCCCAACACGGCGAACGGGTTCTCGTGATAGCCGTAAATGACCGGCGCTAGGGCCTGTAGCTCAATCTGCGAACGCACGTGCCTATCCCAGTATTTGTGGATATTGTTCTAAATCAAATCGCGACAGTTTGCCGACTTTTTTTGCCCAGACTTCCTGGTCGACCGAGCCTCTCCGGCTTGCGGCAAGCCGCTTTCCCAGCGGGAACAGGTCCTCTGCGGACCGGAAAAACTTGGCGCCTAGCCCGCGGCAAGGCTCCCGGCGCCCAGGGAATCGCCCAGGGAACACGCCGCGGCCGCGGCCCGTCGCAGCCGTCGTCCCGCTTCGCGGGTGAGCCGGCGAACGCGCCGCCGGCCCGAATCAAACCCCGACGTGCTCAGCGCCGTCGGCACGGGCGAGCATGCTTCGGCCGCGGGGGCCGGTTCACTTGGCCCGCCGAATTGCCACAACCTGCAGTCGACCTGGTGGAACTCGAGCGCCCGATCGATCCGCCGCCACAGATCGCAATCGCGCACCGGCACCCGCTTGCCGAATCGGTCCCAATGCCAGTCGTTGAGGCGCCACTCGGACAGCCCCCGACGCAGTCCTCGGCTCACGTAGCGGCTCTTGGTGACCAGAGCCACTCGAGCAGGGTGGTCGAGCGCCTCCAGCCCGCGGACGACCGCCAGCAGTTCGAGACGCTCGGGGCAGTCGATCGGCTCGACGTCGGTCGCGGCGAAGACGATGCCCGAGCCCAAATGCTCCAGCGAGAATCGCCAGCGGTTGCCGTCGATCGGGTTCGACTCGGCCTCGGCGAAGAGGAGGTACAGCGGAAGCGCACTGGTCATGACGGGCGGCTCGTGCAATACCCCGCCGTCGCGGTCTCTGGAGACCAACGACGCGAGAACGCCGCAACCTAGCCTGCTTCCGTCAGGCCGTTTGCTCGTTCCTCTCCGGACCCGCATCCGTTGCGCGCCAAGTCGAGAGCGAACTCGACCCAGGGTACGGTATCGGCGCATCTTGCCTGATCACTTCACTCTTCGCAGGCGAAAGTTTTCACTTCGTCGGCGAACCGCGCGTCAGCCGCCTTGTTGGGCGAAGCTTGCGAATGATCGCCGCAGGGCTCACGCTCTTGGCGCGACCCGCCCTGTGCAGCGATGGGTTGACCGACTCTCCGGTCGAACAGGCCGAGACCAGCCGGCGTTTCACCTGGATTTGCGACTTTGGTTGCGACAACTCCAGGGCCGCTCAGTTTTCTCGGGGCGCCATGCCCTTGTTCGCGTGGGCTGGAGGACGTGTCGGGAAAACAGGGCCGCGACGTCAGACCGTCGAGGCCATGCCGCGCTTCCGTTGGAACAACGGATCGGCCCTGGCGACAACTCGGGTTGAACCATGACCGCACGACGGACGTGCGACGTCGTCGAGCCAGCGGCGCTCGGGGCCGCCTCTCCCTGTAAGCAAAGCCGAAATATGGCAGAAGCGGAAATACCTCCTGCGGGGGAGGGATCGAATCGGATAAAGCAACTACTCCGTTCAGGGGGGGCGGGTTACGCAGCCGTCGTGGAGTCCGGAAAGTACGGCAGTATCGAGCGGA
The window above is part of the Pirellulales bacterium genome. Proteins encoded here:
- a CDS encoding dihydroorotate dehydrogenase, translating into MALTRPGIAGRRGADLRRLIAAPGGRALHWCFDTGSIAGWRRRNLLTESGVASSPTRNVRSDKALAARRPRASSSHVRPPHVTVPAPPAVDLAVRLGRLQLPNPILVASGTFGYAREMAPFVDLARLGGIVPKTVTRQPRPGNSPWRTIETPAGMLNSIGLDNDGVDAFAANHLPYLATVGAPIIVSIAGKNESEFVEMAAMLGEQPGVAAIELNISCPNVSGGIDFGTNPAMCEEVVKACRAATSSPIIAKLTPNVTSVAEMARAAEAGGADAIALINTVQGMAVDWRRRKPLLGNVVGGLSGPAIKPIALRCVFQAAQAVRTPLVGIGGIAAIDDVMEFLVAGASAVQLGTVNFYNPTAAGDVLDALPGALAEAGVGSVGELVGVLQLSAGR
- the trpS gene encoding tryptophan--tRNA ligase, translated to MRVLSGIQPTGPFHWGNYFGAIRQYIELQDLADESYYFIANLHALTTVRDAKLLQQYTLDGALDLLALGLNPDKAVLFVQSDVPEASELCWLLMTGTPMGLLERCVSYKDKLAKGHKADAGLFTYPVLQAADILAYDATIVPVGEDQLQHIEVCRDIAGSFNHHFGETFTMPKGKVLDHSAKVPGIDGEKMSKSYGNTLAVFDDEKKQRKAIMRIVTDSRPLEDPKDPAGDVLFDLYKLVASEAELTDMAALYARGGFGYGEVKKALADAAERYWAPARARRAELAAHPDDVRDILADGAKRARAQASRVLARAQAACGVKGF
- the acpS gene encoding holo-ACP synthase; the protein is MSARILGIGTDIIECLRIAQMIERHGDLFLRRVFTDAEVEYCSAKKASTQHYAGRWAAKEAVLKALGTGWIRGIGWRDVEVSHRPGGAPQAELHAGAREVAERRGIEQVHLSISHCRSHAVAYAIAEGKDDE
- the topA gene encoding type I DNA topoisomerase; translation: MGKKKATSSGTGQALVIVESPAKARTIGKYLGSGYRVEASIGHVRDLPHGAKEVPAKYKGEPWANLGVNVNEGFEPIYVVSPGKTKQIKLLKDELAKSDRLYLATDEDREGEAISWHLLELLKPKVPVHRLVFHEITKDAIQQALAGPRDIDEGLVRAQETRRIVDRLYGYEVSPLLWRKVRPKLSAGRVQSVAIRLIVERERERMAFVSAAWWDLTGTFAKSDAQRLEATLVTVDGKKIPTGKDFNPATGRLANEGLALLDGPAAEALAAKIRTGAFRVAAVEEKPYASKPYPPFTTSTLQQEANRKLGFTARRTMQVAQALYENGHITYMRTDSTNLASVAIDDARGLVEHSYGKEYLPAEPRLYKSKVKNAQEAHEAIRPAGHPFEKPDVMRGELGADEFKLFDMIWKRTIASQMSDARGRRISITIEGEGCTFQVSGKTIDFPGYLRAYVEGSDDPDAELADQERILPGVAVGETLQCLQLDAKDHQTQSPSRFSEAALTKALEERGIGRPSTYASIIDTIQARNYVFKKANALVPTWVAFSVVQLMEEHLARLVDYQFTAKMEDDLDAISRGEQESVKYLEQFYFGNGAPGLKKQLENKIDEIDPARIGRISIGKPADGPEVFVRVGRYSPFVEQGDRTASLPEDLPPDEVTLEAALRLLDQAQVAEEPLGICPETHKPVYLKVGRFGPYVQRGTMEDEEKPQNASLLKGMTPESVDFETALKLLTLPRTLGDHPETGKPVQAFNGRFGPYVKSGEETRSLPADVSPLEVTLEQALHLLAQPKTRGRGAAKKEPLRTFDKPSPATEKPIQILDGRYGPYVTDGETNASLRKGMSVEEMTFDEAVAMLAEKAAQGGGKKKAAPKKKAAAKKATPKKAAAKKATAKKSAAKKST